In one window of Calypte anna isolate BGI_N300 chromosome 1, bCalAnn1_v1.p, whole genome shotgun sequence DNA:
- the SLC26A5 gene encoding prestin — translation MRSTMEHDQEHESCCEQTQRYCVERPIYNQELLQGHLHRRERAPQTLGQRIAQSCRCSSKKLKSRLYSCLPILQWLPRYPVKEYLLGDIISGISTGVMQLPQGLAYALLAAVPPVFGLYSSFYPVFLYTFFGTSKHISIGTFAVISMMVGGVAVREVPDEIISTGYNCTNITDSLDCYSARDEKRVQVAVTLGFLSGIIQLCLGLLRFGFVAIYLTEPLVRGFTTAAAVHVFTSQLKYLLGIKTSRYSGPLSVVYSIAAVLSKITTTNIAALIVGLICIVLLLIGKEINLRFKKQLPVPIPMEIIVVIIGTGVSAGMNLSESYKVDVVGNIPQGLRAPAVPELHLIPAVFVDAIAIAIVGFSMAVSMAKIFALKHGYDIDGNQELIALGICNSVGSFFQSFSITCSMSRSLVQESTGGKTQIAGTLSSIMVLLVIVAIGYLFEPLPQTVLAAIVMVNLKGMFKQFGDVAHFWRTSKIELAIWVVAFVASLFLGLDYGLLSAVAFAMITVIYRTQSPQYRILGQIPDTDIYCDVEEYEEVKEYPGIKIFQANAPLYFANSESYTSALKKKTEVDPCAILAARRKAQKRHAREIKKANKPRKKAVLKLMNSSNKDMEASVKHEIANEELPVNGKFASAVSGLQDTSDDCERFVEPKANIHSLVLDFTPVNFVDSVGAKTLKSIIKEYKEVGVGVCIACCSGPVLTELTRLNFFDNTVTRELLFHSIHDAVLACQVKARSISQTDFEEQH, via the exons ATGAGATCAACTATGGAACATGATCAAGAACATGAATCATGTTGTGAGCAAACCCAGAGGTACTGTGTGGAGAGGCCAATCTACAACCAAGAGCTCTTGCAAGGACATCTGCACCGCCGAGAAAGAGCACCTCAGACTCTAGGGCAGAGGATTGCACAGTCGTGTCG ttgttcATCTAAGAAACTCAAGTCTCGTCTTTACAGTTGCTTACCAATTTTACAATGGCTTCCTCGTTACCCAGTGAAGGAATACTTACTAGGGGACATTATCTCAGGTATAAGCACTGGGGTTATGCAGCTTCCTCAAG GTTTGGCATATGCTTTGCTGGCAGCTGTTCCCCCCGTATTTGGCCTATATTCTTCATTTTATCCTGTCTTTCTGTATACTTTTTTTGGAACCTCCAAGCACATATCAAtag GCACTTTTGCTGTGATTAGTATGATGGTTGGTGGTGTTGCTGTGAGAGAAGTGCCTGATGAAATTATTTCTACAGGCTATAATTGCACTAACATTACAGATTCCCTTGACTGTTACTCTGCCAGGGATGAAAAGAGGGTCCAGGTAGCTGTGACTCTCGGCTTTCTTTCAGGAATTATCCAG TTGTGTTTAGGTCTCCTTCGATTTGGATTTGTAGCCATCTACCTAACAGAGCCCCTAGTGCGGGGATTTactactgctgctgcagtccaTGTCTTCACTTCTCAGTTAAAGTATCTCCTGGGCATTAAAACTAGCAGATACAGTGGACCCCTCTCAGTTGTGTAT AGCATAGCAGctgtgctttcaaaaataacaacaaccaATATTGCTGCATTGATTGTTGGATTAATATGCATTGTTCTGCTGTTGATTGGCAAGGAAATCAATCTCCGGTTTAAGAAGCAGCTTCCAGTTCCTATTCCTATGGAGATCATTGTG GTAATTATTGGCACAGGAGTTTCAGCTGGAATGAATCTGAGTGAATCATACAAAGTGGATGTTGTTGGTAATATTCCTCAAGG GTTACGTGCACCAGCAGTTCCTGAGCTCCATCTCATCCCAGCAGTATTTGTGGATGCAATAGCAATAGCAATAGTTGGATTTTCAATGGCTGTATCAATGGCCAAGATCTTTGCCCTTAAACACGGTTACGACATTGATGGGAATCAG GAACTTATTGCCTTGGGAATATGCAACTCTGTGGGGTCATTTTTCCAGAGCTTTTCAATCACTTGCTCAATGTCTCGGAGTCTTGTTCAGGAAAGCACTGGTGGGAAAACTCAG ATTGCAGGTACTCTCTCTTCAATTATGGTTCTGTTGGTAATTGTGGCTATTGGATACCTCTTTGAACCACTTCCACAG ACAGTGCTAGCTGCCATTGTCATGGTGAACCTGAAAGGAATGTTTAAACAGTTTGGAGATGTTGCACACTTCTGGAGAACCAGTAAGATTGAGCTG gCCATCTGGGTCGTAGCTTTTGTGGCTTCACTTTTCCTGGGACTAGACTATGGTTTGCTCTCTGCAGTAGCATTTGCAATGATAACTGTTATTTACAGAACACAAAG CCCTCAGTACAGAATCCTTGGTCAGATTCCTGACACTGACATCTACTGTGATGTGGAAGAGTATGAAGAG GTTAAAGAATAtcctggaataaaaatatttcaagctaATGCACCACTTTATTTTGCCAATAGTGAGTCATATACAAgtgcactgaagaaaaag ACTGAAGTAGACCCATGTGCCATATTAGCAGCAAGGAGAAAAGCCCAGAAGAGGCATGCCAGGGAAATAAAGAAGGCAAATAAACCCAGAAAGAAAGCTGTGCTGAAGCTAATGAATTCTTCG AATAAGGACATGGAAGCAAGTGTAAAGCATGAGATAGCAAATGAGGAGTTACCTGTAAATGGAAAATTTGCATCTGCAGTGTCTGGTTTACAAGACACATCTGATGACTGTGAACGCTTTGTGGAGCCCAAGGCAAACATCCACTCTCTAGTTCTGGATTTCACCCCAGTGAACTTTGTGGATTCAGTTGgagcaaaaacattaaaatca ATTATAAAAGAATACAAAGAAGTTGGTGTCGGTGTCTGTATTGCCTGCTGTAGTG gcCCTGTGCTGACTGAGCTGAcaagactgaatttttttgaTAACACTGTAACAAGAGAGCTGCTGTTTCACAGTATCCACGATGCTGTCCTTGCCTGCCAAGTGAAAGCCAGATCTATTTCACAGACTGACTTTGAAGAGCAGCATTGA